The following coding sequences lie in one Schistosoma mansoni strain Puerto Rico chromosome 3, complete genome genomic window:
- a CDS encoding putative nicotinamide mononucleotide adenylyltransferase, with product MRMMELARDKIENLHLSTKESHHVLSGENNQCTQKEYNDDHLVNHDHRRVVVGGIFSPVSNLYEKKGLLPASIRVELTRLACISASDWLAVSNWECSQSCWLRTRVVLDHIYSTLNNTYSNLSNSDETDIDSVPRKKTCSVPGSFYHRSCYCRKNNTANVLLSKPCVKLVCGADLLESFKTPKLWSAEDIETIVRDYGIICISRPSYDPLKIINESNILGKYKDNVSLVIDNCQNSLSSTFIRHALSHGESVRYLVPDRTLEYIYTHKLYGAKKRSVNQLESKTKIEV from the exons ATGCGAATGATGG AACTAGCGAGAGATAAGATTGAAAATTTGCATTTGTCTACAAAAGAATCTCATCATGTTTTGTCTGGGGAGAATAACCAGTGCACTCAAAAAGAATATAATGATGACCATTTAGTAAATCATGACCATCGGAGAGTCGTCGTTGGTGGTATATTCAGTCCTGTGTCCAATCTGTATGAAAAGAAAGGTCTCCTACCAGCCTCTATACGCGTCGAGCTTACACGATTAGCCTGTATTTCTGCATCTGATTGGTTGGCCGTAAGCAATTGGGAGTGTTCACAATCATGTTGGTTGAGAACTCGAGTGGTGTTAGATCACATTTATAGTACCTTGAATAATACGTACTCGAATTTGAGTAACAGTGACGAAACCGACATTGACTCAGTTCCAAGGAAAAAGACTTGCTCCGTACCAGGCAGTTTTTACC ACAGATCATGTTACTGTCGCAAAAACAATACCGCAAACGTTTTGCTATCAAAGCCTTGTGTGAAGTTAGTTTGTGGTGCTGATCTTCTGGAATCATTCAAAACTCCAAAGTTGTGGTCAGCAGAAGat attgaaacaattgttcGTGACTATGGTATAATTTGTATTAGTCGGCCTTCATATGATCCCTTGAAAATTATCAATGAATCAAATATTTTGGGCAAATATAAG GATAATGTAAGTTTGGTGATAGATAATTGTCAGAATTCACTAAGCTCTACTTTTATACGTCATGCTTTATCACATGGTGAAAGTGTACGTTACCTCGTTCCAGATCGTACTTTGGAATATATTTATACTCATAAATTATATGGTGCCAAAAAAAGAAGTGTTAATCAACTTGAATCGAAAACTAAAATAGAAGTATAA